The sequence AATGCGAGGCACAGCTATGATGCATTATCACATAAAGAATTAGAATTCTGTGGGAGATTTTAATGGGTTATAAATATCTTGGATTTTTTAAGTTGAAGTTGCCTTACTGGTGCATTCTACGGTAGCCATATGTTGGTGTATTAGAGCTTATCACCCAGAGACACCCCGCGTCAAGGTCATTACAGTTATCCAAGGTACTAATATGGAGAAGGCAGAAATCTTCAAAACGGATTTAATTAAAGTAACAATGAGTTTAAACTTGATCACATGcttgatttagaaaaaaaggttaataataattaatgctCACTTGCAACTTTAATCTACAATTGTTATTAAAGCTCACCTGAGAATGTGGAATTCGGGAATCCAATATTTTGCAGGCTTTCATAATTTCGCTCCAGAGATCTATACTCCAACTCCGTATTGATCTGATTCTCTACAAGTTTAGGCTTTATGAGCATTACGTTCTTCTGCAAAATATAAGATAATCTTCCCATTCCGTTCTTGCGTATTATTTTGCCTCTGAAAGCTacgattttcttcaaaatctgGTCATACAATTGACTTTCGAAGCGAGTAGGTTCATAAAAACGcatattttctaaacaaaaaacaaaagacgcAAAGTATtaaacaaatctttttgcagTTTAGATAGCTCGAAATCattttaaaactaatataatacaCTTACGCTTAATTATAAACTCAGAGAAAATGAGcgcaaaatgcaaattttcatcCCAAACTTTACTCCGTtccatatttattaataaattcctTACGATATTGCCTAAATTCAACTTATTCTTATTCAAATAATTCGTCTCAGCCTGTGTAACTGAAATAGCCAATACCA is a genomic window of Anastrepha ludens isolate Willacy chromosome 6, idAnaLude1.1, whole genome shotgun sequence containing:
- the LOC128867509 gene encoding uncharacterized protein LOC128867509 — translated: MLCSERKTVIIFCAMVLAISVTQAETNYLNKNKLNLGNIVRNLLINMERSKVWDENLHFALIFSEFIIKQNMRFYEPTRFESQLYDQILKKIVAFRGKIIRKNGMGRLSYILQKNVMLIKPKLVENQINTELEYRSLERNYESLQNIGFPNSTFSDFCLLHISTLDNCNDLDAGCLWVISSNTPTYGYRRMHQILILYVIMHHSCASHFGSPLVYEILSTQYCSQVYREHKMLAMSHSQARRELYIEQTALCGLFGFSEFLNMGEVRKIVSWDKFGICHCVSGITVSQDSDETDICKCADHSHSVALLLYVNAMLFLN